A stretch of Prionailurus bengalensis isolate Pbe53 chromosome E4, Fcat_Pben_1.1_paternal_pri, whole genome shotgun sequence DNA encodes these proteins:
- the UBAP2L gene encoding ubiquitin-associated protein 2-like isoform X18, with protein sequence MMTSVGTNRARGNWEQPQNQNQTQHKQRPQATAEQIRLAQMISDHNDADFEEKVKQLIDITGKNQDECVIALHDCNGDVNRAINVLLEGNPDTHSWEMVGKKKGVSGQKDGGQTESNEEGKENRDRDRDYSRRRGGPPRRGRGASRGRECMHGALTKPAVVRGQENGLDGTKSGGPSGRGTERGRRGRGRGRGGSGRRGGRFSAQGMGTFNPADYAEPANTDDNYGNNSGNTWNNTGHFEPDDGTSAWRTAAEEWGTEDWNEDLSETKIFTASNVSSVPLPAENVTITAGQRIDLAVLLGKTPSSMENDSSNLDPSQAPSLAQPLVFSNSKQSAITQPASGNSFSHHSMVSMLGKGFGDVGEAKGGSTTGSQFLEQFKTAQALAQLAAQHSQPGTTATSSWDMGSASQSPSLVQYDLKNPDDSTVHSPFSKRQAFTPSSAMMEVFLQEKPPTVATSTAAPPPPSSPLPSKSTSAPQMSPGSSDNQSSSPQPAQQKLKQQKKKASLTSKIPALAVEMPGSADISGLNLQFGALQFGSEPVLSDYESTPTTSASSSQAPSSLYTSTASESSSTISSNQSQESGYQSGPIQSTTYTSPNNAQGPLYEQRSTQTRRYPSSISSSPQKDLTQAKNGFSSVQATQLQTTQSVEGATGSAVKSDSPSTSGISPLSETVSAASLLTAASQHSSPLGGLSHGEESANAPTTQHSSTLSTQQNTLSSSTSSGRTSTSTLLHTSVDSEANLHSSSSTFSTTSSTVSAPPPVVSVSSSLHSGSSLGLSLSSNSTVTASTRSSVATTSGKAPPNLPPGVPPLLPNPYIMAPGLLHAYPPQVYGYDDLQMLQTRFPLDYYSIPFPTPTTPLTGRDGSLASNPYSGDLTKFGRGDASSPAPATTLAQPQQNQTQTHHTTQQTFLNPALPPGYSYTSLPYYTGVPGLPSTFQYGPAVFPVAPTSSKQHGVNVSVNASATPFQQPSGYGSHGYNTGVSVTSSNTGVPDISGSVYSKTQQSFEKQGFHSGTPAASFNLPSALGSGGPINPATAAAYPPAPFMHILTPHQQPHSQILHHHLQQDGQTGSGQRSQTSSIPQKPQTNKSAYNSYSWGAN encoded by the exons CATTCGTGGGAGATGGTCGGGAAGAAGAAGGGAGTCTCAGGACAGAAGGATGGTGGCCAAACGGAATCCAACGAGGAAGGCAAAGAAAATCGAGACCGTGACAGAGACTATAGTCGGCGACGTGGTGGGCCACCAAGACGGGGGAGAGGTGCCAGCCGTGGACGAGAGTGTATGCATGGGGCTTTAACAAAACCAGCTGTGG ttcggGGTCAGGAAAACGGATTAGATGGCACTAAGAGTGGAGGACCTTCTGGAAGAGGCACTGAACGAGGCAGAAGAGGACGTGGCAGAGGCAGAG gtgGCTCTGGTAGACGGGGAGGAAGGTTTTCTGCTCAAGGAATGGG AACCTTTAACCCAGCTGATTATGCAGAACCGGCCAATACCGATGACAACTATGGCAATAATAGCGGGAATACGTGGAACAACACTGGCCACTTCGAACCAGATGATGGGACGA GTGCGTGGAGGACCGCGGCAGAGGAGTGGGGGACTGAAGACTGGAATGAAGAC CTTTCTGAGACCAAGATCTTCACTGCCTCTAATGTGTCTTCAGTGCCTCTGCCTGCGGAGAATGTGACAATCACTGCTGGTCAGAG AATCGACCTTGCTGTTCTGTTGGGGAAGACACCATCTTCAATGGAGAATGATTCCTCTAATCTGGATCCATCTCAGGCTCCTTCTCTTGCGCAGCCTCTGGTGTTCAGTAATTCAAAGCAGAGCGCCATAACACAGCCCGCTTCAGGAAACTCATTCTCTCATCACAGTATG GTGAGCATGTTGGGGAAAGGGTTTGGCGATGTCGGCGAAGCCAAAGGTGGCAGCACCACGGGCTCTCAGTTCTTGGAGCAGTTCAAGACTGCTCAGGCCCTGGCCCAGCTGGCGGCACAGCATTCTCAGCCTGGAACCACCGCCACCTCCTCTTGGGACATGGGCTCTGCCTCACAGTCCCCATCGCTGGTGCAGTACG ATTTGAAGAACCCAGACGATTCCACAGTACACAGCCCCTTCAGCAAACGCCAGGCTTTCACCCCATCTTCAGCCATGATGGAGGTGTTCCTTCAGGAGAAGCCGCCCACGGTGGCCACCTCCACCGCTGCACCTCCACCGCCCTCTTCTCCTCTGCCGAGCAAATCCACCTCGGCCCCACAGATGTCTCCCGGGTCTTCAGATAACCAGTCCTCCAGCCCTCAGCCGGCTCAGCAGAAATTGAAACAGCAGAAGAAAAAGGCCTCCTTGACTTCTAAG ATTCCTGCTCTGGCTGTGGAGATGCCTGGCTCAGCAGATATCTCAGGGCTAAACCTGCAGTTTGGGGCATTGCAGTTTGGGTCAGAGCCTGTCCTTTCTGATTACGAGTCCACCCCCACCACGAGCGCCTCTTCAAGCCAGGCTCCAAGTAGCCTCTATACCAGCACAGCCAG TGAATCTTCATCTACAATTTCATCTAACCAGAGTCAGGAGTCCGGTTATCAGAGCGGTCCAATTCAGTCGACAACCTATACCTCCCCAAATAATGCTCAGGGCCCTCTGTATGAACAGAGGTCCACACAGACTCGACGGTACCCCAGCTCCATCtcctcatcaccccaaaaggaccTGACTCAGGCAAAG AATGGCTTCAGCTCTGTGCAGGCCACACAGTTACAGACCACGCAATCTGTTGAAG gtGCTACAGGCTCTGCAGTGAAGTCTGACTCACCTTCCACTTCCGGCATCTCCCCTCTCAGCGAGACGGTGTCCGCAGCCTCCTTGCTGACAGCGGCCAGTCAACACTCATCCCCCCTGGGTGGCTTGAGCCACGGTGAGGAGAGTGCAAATGCTCCCACCACACAACACAGCAG CACGTTATCGACGCAGCAGAACACCCTCTCGTCATCCACGTCTTCTGGGCGCACTTCTACATCCACTCTTTTG CACACAAGCGTGGACAGTGAGGCGAACCTCCATTCTTCCTCCAGCACTTTCTCCACCACGTCCAGCACggtctctgcgcctcccccagtGGTCAGTGTCTCCTCCAGTCTCCACAGCGGCAGCAGCTTAGGCCTCAGCCTCAGCAGCAACTCCACCGTCACAGCCTCGACTCGGAGCTCGGTCGCTACGACTTCAG GAAAAGCTCCTCCCAACCTCCCTCCTGGGGTCCCGCCATTGTTGCCTAATCCATACATCATGGCTCCAGGGCTGTTACACGCCTACCCG CCGCAAGTATATGGTTACGATGACTTACAGATGCTTCAGACGAGATTCCCCTTG GATTACTACAGCATCCCATTTCCCACGCCCACCACACCGCTGACGGGGAGGGACGGTAGCCTGGCCAGCAACCCCTACTCTG GTGACCTCACGAAGTTCGGCCGCGGGGatgcctcctccccagccccggcCACAACCTTGGCCCAACCCCAACAGAACCAGACGCAGACTCACCACACGACGCAGCAGACATTCCTGAACCCGGCGCTGCCTCCTGGCTACAGTTACACCAGCCTGCCATACTACACAGGGGTTCCGGGCCTCCCCAGCACCTTCCAGTATGGGCCTGCTGTGTTCCCT GTGGCTCCTACCTCTTCCAAGCAGCATGGTGTGAATGTCAGTGTGAACGCATCAGCCACCCCTTTCCAACAGCCAAGTGGATATGGGTCTCACGGATACAACACTG gtgTGTCAGTCACCTCCAGTAACACGGGCGTGCCAGATATCTCGGGTTCCGTGTACTCCAAGACCCAG CAGTCCTTCGAGAAACAAGGTTTTCATTCCGGCACTCCTGCTGCCTCCTTCAACTTGCCTTCAGCCCTAGGAAGTGGGGGGCCCATCAATCCAGCCACAGCTGCTGCCTACCCACCTGCCCCTTTCATGCACATCCTGACCCCCCATCAGCAGCCGCACTCCCAGATCCTCCACCACCACCTGCAGCAGGACGGCCAG ACGGGCAGCGGGCAACGTAGCCAGACCAGCTCCATCCCGCAGAAGCCCCAGACCAACAAGTCTGCCTACAACAGCTACAGCTGGGGGGCCAACTGA
- the UBAP2L gene encoding ubiquitin-associated protein 2-like isoform X15, which yields MMTSVGTNRARGNWEQPQNQNQTQHKQRPQATAEQIRLAQMISDHNDADFEEKVKQLIDITGKNQDECVIALHDCNGDVNRAINVLLEGNPDTHSWEMVGKKKGVSGQKDGGQTESNEEGKENRDRDRDYSRRRGGPPRRGRGASRGREFRGQENGLDGTKSGGPSGRGTERGRRGRGRGRGGSGRRGGRFSAQGMGTFNPADYAEPANTDDNYGNNSGNTWNNTGHFEPDDGTRLDFSGVEGSNYPRKFETAPGAWRTAAEEWGTEDWNEDLSETKIFTASNVSSVPLPAENVTITAGQRIDLAVLLGKTPSSMENDSSNLDPSQAPSLAQPLVFSNSKQSAITQPASGNSFSHHSMVSMLGKGFGDVGEAKGGSTTGSQFLEQFKTAQALAQLAAQHSQPGTTATSSWDMGSASQSPSLVQYDLKNPDDSTVHSPFSKRQAFTPSSAMMEVFLQEKPPTVATSTAAPPPPSSPLPSKSTSAPQMSPGSSDNQSSSPQPAQQKLKQQKKKASLTSKIPALAVEMPGSADISGLNLQFGALQFGSEPVLSDYESTPTTSASSSQAPSSLYTSTASESSSTISSNQSQESGYQSGPIQSTTYTSPNNAQGPLYEQRSTQTRRYPSSISSSPQKDLTQAKNGFSSVQATQLQTTQSVEGATGSAVKSDSPSTSGISPLSETVSAASLLTAASQHSSPLGGLSHGEESANAPTTQHSSTLSTQQNTLSSSTSSGRTSTSTLLHTSVDSEANLHSSSSTFSTTSSTVSAPPPVVSVSSSLHSGSSLGLSLSSNSTVTASTRSSVATTSGKAPPNLPPGVPPLLPNPYIMAPGLLHAYPPQVYGYDDLQMLQTRFPLDYYSIPFPTPTTPLTGRDGSLASNPYSGDLTKFGRGDASSPAPATTLAQPQQNQTQTHHTTQQTFLNPALPPGYSYTSLPYYTGVPGLPSTFQYGPAVFPVAPTSSKQHGVNVSVNASATPFQQPSGYGSHGYNTGVSVTSSNTGVPDISGSVYSKTQSFEKQGFHSGTPAASFNLPSALGSGGPINPATAAAYPPAPFMHILTPHQQPHSQILHHHLQQDGQTGSGQRSQTSSIPQKPQTNKSAYNSYSWGAN from the exons CATTCGTGGGAGATGGTCGGGAAGAAGAAGGGAGTCTCAGGACAGAAGGATGGTGGCCAAACGGAATCCAACGAGGAAGGCAAAGAAAATCGAGACCGTGACAGAGACTATAGTCGGCGACGTGGTGGGCCACCAAGACGGGGGAGAGGTGCCAGCCGTGGACGAGAGT ttcggGGTCAGGAAAACGGATTAGATGGCACTAAGAGTGGAGGACCTTCTGGAAGAGGCACTGAACGAGGCAGAAGAGGACGTGGCAGAGGCAGAG gtgGCTCTGGTAGACGGGGAGGAAGGTTTTCTGCTCAAGGAATGGG AACCTTTAACCCAGCTGATTATGCAGAACCGGCCAATACCGATGACAACTATGGCAATAATAGCGGGAATACGTGGAACAACACTGGCCACTTCGAACCAGATGATGGGACGA gaCTTGATTTCAGTGGGGTTGAGGGGTCAAATTATCCCCGAAAATTTGAGACTGCTCCTG GTGCGTGGAGGACCGCGGCAGAGGAGTGGGGGACTGAAGACTGGAATGAAGAC CTTTCTGAGACCAAGATCTTCACTGCCTCTAATGTGTCTTCAGTGCCTCTGCCTGCGGAGAATGTGACAATCACTGCTGGTCAGAG AATCGACCTTGCTGTTCTGTTGGGGAAGACACCATCTTCAATGGAGAATGATTCCTCTAATCTGGATCCATCTCAGGCTCCTTCTCTTGCGCAGCCTCTGGTGTTCAGTAATTCAAAGCAGAGCGCCATAACACAGCCCGCTTCAGGAAACTCATTCTCTCATCACAGTATG GTGAGCATGTTGGGGAAAGGGTTTGGCGATGTCGGCGAAGCCAAAGGTGGCAGCACCACGGGCTCTCAGTTCTTGGAGCAGTTCAAGACTGCTCAGGCCCTGGCCCAGCTGGCGGCACAGCATTCTCAGCCTGGAACCACCGCCACCTCCTCTTGGGACATGGGCTCTGCCTCACAGTCCCCATCGCTGGTGCAGTACG ATTTGAAGAACCCAGACGATTCCACAGTACACAGCCCCTTCAGCAAACGCCAGGCTTTCACCCCATCTTCAGCCATGATGGAGGTGTTCCTTCAGGAGAAGCCGCCCACGGTGGCCACCTCCACCGCTGCACCTCCACCGCCCTCTTCTCCTCTGCCGAGCAAATCCACCTCGGCCCCACAGATGTCTCCCGGGTCTTCAGATAACCAGTCCTCCAGCCCTCAGCCGGCTCAGCAGAAATTGAAACAGCAGAAGAAAAAGGCCTCCTTGACTTCTAAG ATTCCTGCTCTGGCTGTGGAGATGCCTGGCTCAGCAGATATCTCAGGGCTAAACCTGCAGTTTGGGGCATTGCAGTTTGGGTCAGAGCCTGTCCTTTCTGATTACGAGTCCACCCCCACCACGAGCGCCTCTTCAAGCCAGGCTCCAAGTAGCCTCTATACCAGCACAGCCAG TGAATCTTCATCTACAATTTCATCTAACCAGAGTCAGGAGTCCGGTTATCAGAGCGGTCCAATTCAGTCGACAACCTATACCTCCCCAAATAATGCTCAGGGCCCTCTGTATGAACAGAGGTCCACACAGACTCGACGGTACCCCAGCTCCATCtcctcatcaccccaaaaggaccTGACTCAGGCAAAG AATGGCTTCAGCTCTGTGCAGGCCACACAGTTACAGACCACGCAATCTGTTGAAG gtGCTACAGGCTCTGCAGTGAAGTCTGACTCACCTTCCACTTCCGGCATCTCCCCTCTCAGCGAGACGGTGTCCGCAGCCTCCTTGCTGACAGCGGCCAGTCAACACTCATCCCCCCTGGGTGGCTTGAGCCACGGTGAGGAGAGTGCAAATGCTCCCACCACACAACACAGCAG CACGTTATCGACGCAGCAGAACACCCTCTCGTCATCCACGTCTTCTGGGCGCACTTCTACATCCACTCTTTTG CACACAAGCGTGGACAGTGAGGCGAACCTCCATTCTTCCTCCAGCACTTTCTCCACCACGTCCAGCACggtctctgcgcctcccccagtGGTCAGTGTCTCCTCCAGTCTCCACAGCGGCAGCAGCTTAGGCCTCAGCCTCAGCAGCAACTCCACCGTCACAGCCTCGACTCGGAGCTCGGTCGCTACGACTTCAG GAAAAGCTCCTCCCAACCTCCCTCCTGGGGTCCCGCCATTGTTGCCTAATCCATACATCATGGCTCCAGGGCTGTTACACGCCTACCCG CCGCAAGTATATGGTTACGATGACTTACAGATGCTTCAGACGAGATTCCCCTTG GATTACTACAGCATCCCATTTCCCACGCCCACCACACCGCTGACGGGGAGGGACGGTAGCCTGGCCAGCAACCCCTACTCTG GTGACCTCACGAAGTTCGGCCGCGGGGatgcctcctccccagccccggcCACAACCTTGGCCCAACCCCAACAGAACCAGACGCAGACTCACCACACGACGCAGCAGACATTCCTGAACCCGGCGCTGCCTCCTGGCTACAGTTACACCAGCCTGCCATACTACACAGGGGTTCCGGGCCTCCCCAGCACCTTCCAGTATGGGCCTGCTGTGTTCCCT GTGGCTCCTACCTCTTCCAAGCAGCATGGTGTGAATGTCAGTGTGAACGCATCAGCCACCCCTTTCCAACAGCCAAGTGGATATGGGTCTCACGGATACAACACTG gtgTGTCAGTCACCTCCAGTAACACGGGCGTGCCAGATATCTCGGGTTCCGTGTACTCCAAGACCCAG TCCTTCGAGAAACAAGGTTTTCATTCCGGCACTCCTGCTGCCTCCTTCAACTTGCCTTCAGCCCTAGGAAGTGGGGGGCCCATCAATCCAGCCACAGCTGCTGCCTACCCACCTGCCCCTTTCATGCACATCCTGACCCCCCATCAGCAGCCGCACTCCCAGATCCTCCACCACCACCTGCAGCAGGACGGCCAG ACGGGCAGCGGGCAACGTAGCCAGACCAGCTCCATCCCGCAGAAGCCCCAGACCAACAAGTCTGCCTACAACAGCTACAGCTGGGGGGCCAACTGA
- the UBAP2L gene encoding ubiquitin-associated protein 2-like isoform X11 — MMTSVGTNRARGNWEQPQNQNQTQHKQRPQATAEQIRLAQMISDHNDADFEEKVKQLIDITGKNQDECVIALHDCNGDVNRAINVLLEGNPDTHSWEMVGKKKGVSGQKDGGQTESNEEGKENRDRDRDYSRRRGGPPRRGRGASRGRECMHGALTKPAVVRGQENGLDGTKSGGPSGRGTERGRRGRGRGRGGSGRRGGRFSAQGMGTFNPADYAEPANTDDNYGNNSGNTWNNTGHFEPDDGTRLDFSGVEGSNYPRKFETAPGMIHPGAWRTAAEEWGTEDWNEDLSETKIFTASNVSSVPLPAENVTITAGQRIDLAVLLGKTPSSMENDSSNLDPSQAPSLAQPLVFSNSKQSAITQPASGNSFSHHSMVSMLGKGFGDVGEAKGGSTTGSQFLEQFKTAQALAQLAAQHSQPGTTATSSWDMGSASQSPSLVQYDLKNPDDSTVHSPFSKRQAFTPSSAMMEVFLQEKPPTVATSTAAPPPPSSPLPSKSTSAPQMSPGSSDNQSSSPQPAQQKLKQQKKKASLTSKIPALAVEMPGSADISGLNLQFGALQFGSEPVLSDYESTPTTSASSSQAPSSLYTSTASESSSTISSNQSQESGYQSGPIQSTTYTSPNNAQGPLYEQRSTQTRRYPSSISSSPQKDLTQAKNGFSSVQATQLQTTQSVEGATGSAVKSDSPSTSGISPLSETVSAASLLTAASQHSSPLGGLSHGEESANAPTTQHSSTLSTQQNTLSSSTSSGRTSTSTLLHTSVDSEANLHSSSSTFSTTSSTVSAPPPVVSVSSSLHSGSSLGLSLSSNSTVTASTRSSVATTSGKAPPNLPPGVPPLLPNPYIMAPGLLHAYPPQVYGYDDLQMLQTRFPLDYYSIPFPTPTTPLTGRDGSLASNPYSGDLTKFGRGDASSPAPATTLAQPQQNQTQTHHTTQQTFLNPALPPGYSYTSLPYYTGVPGLPSTFQYGPAVFPVAPTSSKQHGVNVSVNASATPFQQPSGYGSHGYNTGVSVTSSNTGVPDISGSVYSKTQSFEKQGFHSGTPAASFNLPSALGSGGPINPATAAAYPPAPFMHILTPHQQPHSQILHHHLQQDGQTGSGQRSQTSSIPQKPQTNKSAYNSYSWGAN, encoded by the exons CATTCGTGGGAGATGGTCGGGAAGAAGAAGGGAGTCTCAGGACAGAAGGATGGTGGCCAAACGGAATCCAACGAGGAAGGCAAAGAAAATCGAGACCGTGACAGAGACTATAGTCGGCGACGTGGTGGGCCACCAAGACGGGGGAGAGGTGCCAGCCGTGGACGAGAGTGTATGCATGGGGCTTTAACAAAACCAGCTGTGG ttcggGGTCAGGAAAACGGATTAGATGGCACTAAGAGTGGAGGACCTTCTGGAAGAGGCACTGAACGAGGCAGAAGAGGACGTGGCAGAGGCAGAG gtgGCTCTGGTAGACGGGGAGGAAGGTTTTCTGCTCAAGGAATGGG AACCTTTAACCCAGCTGATTATGCAGAACCGGCCAATACCGATGACAACTATGGCAATAATAGCGGGAATACGTGGAACAACACTGGCCACTTCGAACCAGATGATGGGACGA gaCTTGATTTCAGTGGGGTTGAGGGGTCAAATTATCCCCGAAAATTTGAGACTGCTCCTGGTATGATACATCCAG GTGCGTGGAGGACCGCGGCAGAGGAGTGGGGGACTGAAGACTGGAATGAAGAC CTTTCTGAGACCAAGATCTTCACTGCCTCTAATGTGTCTTCAGTGCCTCTGCCTGCGGAGAATGTGACAATCACTGCTGGTCAGAG AATCGACCTTGCTGTTCTGTTGGGGAAGACACCATCTTCAATGGAGAATGATTCCTCTAATCTGGATCCATCTCAGGCTCCTTCTCTTGCGCAGCCTCTGGTGTTCAGTAATTCAAAGCAGAGCGCCATAACACAGCCCGCTTCAGGAAACTCATTCTCTCATCACAGTATG GTGAGCATGTTGGGGAAAGGGTTTGGCGATGTCGGCGAAGCCAAAGGTGGCAGCACCACGGGCTCTCAGTTCTTGGAGCAGTTCAAGACTGCTCAGGCCCTGGCCCAGCTGGCGGCACAGCATTCTCAGCCTGGAACCACCGCCACCTCCTCTTGGGACATGGGCTCTGCCTCACAGTCCCCATCGCTGGTGCAGTACG ATTTGAAGAACCCAGACGATTCCACAGTACACAGCCCCTTCAGCAAACGCCAGGCTTTCACCCCATCTTCAGCCATGATGGAGGTGTTCCTTCAGGAGAAGCCGCCCACGGTGGCCACCTCCACCGCTGCACCTCCACCGCCCTCTTCTCCTCTGCCGAGCAAATCCACCTCGGCCCCACAGATGTCTCCCGGGTCTTCAGATAACCAGTCCTCCAGCCCTCAGCCGGCTCAGCAGAAATTGAAACAGCAGAAGAAAAAGGCCTCCTTGACTTCTAAG ATTCCTGCTCTGGCTGTGGAGATGCCTGGCTCAGCAGATATCTCAGGGCTAAACCTGCAGTTTGGGGCATTGCAGTTTGGGTCAGAGCCTGTCCTTTCTGATTACGAGTCCACCCCCACCACGAGCGCCTCTTCAAGCCAGGCTCCAAGTAGCCTCTATACCAGCACAGCCAG TGAATCTTCATCTACAATTTCATCTAACCAGAGTCAGGAGTCCGGTTATCAGAGCGGTCCAATTCAGTCGACAACCTATACCTCCCCAAATAATGCTCAGGGCCCTCTGTATGAACAGAGGTCCACACAGACTCGACGGTACCCCAGCTCCATCtcctcatcaccccaaaaggaccTGACTCAGGCAAAG AATGGCTTCAGCTCTGTGCAGGCCACACAGTTACAGACCACGCAATCTGTTGAAG gtGCTACAGGCTCTGCAGTGAAGTCTGACTCACCTTCCACTTCCGGCATCTCCCCTCTCAGCGAGACGGTGTCCGCAGCCTCCTTGCTGACAGCGGCCAGTCAACACTCATCCCCCCTGGGTGGCTTGAGCCACGGTGAGGAGAGTGCAAATGCTCCCACCACACAACACAGCAG CACGTTATCGACGCAGCAGAACACCCTCTCGTCATCCACGTCTTCTGGGCGCACTTCTACATCCACTCTTTTG CACACAAGCGTGGACAGTGAGGCGAACCTCCATTCTTCCTCCAGCACTTTCTCCACCACGTCCAGCACggtctctgcgcctcccccagtGGTCAGTGTCTCCTCCAGTCTCCACAGCGGCAGCAGCTTAGGCCTCAGCCTCAGCAGCAACTCCACCGTCACAGCCTCGACTCGGAGCTCGGTCGCTACGACTTCAG GAAAAGCTCCTCCCAACCTCCCTCCTGGGGTCCCGCCATTGTTGCCTAATCCATACATCATGGCTCCAGGGCTGTTACACGCCTACCCG CCGCAAGTATATGGTTACGATGACTTACAGATGCTTCAGACGAGATTCCCCTTG GATTACTACAGCATCCCATTTCCCACGCCCACCACACCGCTGACGGGGAGGGACGGTAGCCTGGCCAGCAACCCCTACTCTG GTGACCTCACGAAGTTCGGCCGCGGGGatgcctcctccccagccccggcCACAACCTTGGCCCAACCCCAACAGAACCAGACGCAGACTCACCACACGACGCAGCAGACATTCCTGAACCCGGCGCTGCCTCCTGGCTACAGTTACACCAGCCTGCCATACTACACAGGGGTTCCGGGCCTCCCCAGCACCTTCCAGTATGGGCCTGCTGTGTTCCCT GTGGCTCCTACCTCTTCCAAGCAGCATGGTGTGAATGTCAGTGTGAACGCATCAGCCACCCCTTTCCAACAGCCAAGTGGATATGGGTCTCACGGATACAACACTG gtgTGTCAGTCACCTCCAGTAACACGGGCGTGCCAGATATCTCGGGTTCCGTGTACTCCAAGACCCAG TCCTTCGAGAAACAAGGTTTTCATTCCGGCACTCCTGCTGCCTCCTTCAACTTGCCTTCAGCCCTAGGAAGTGGGGGGCCCATCAATCCAGCCACAGCTGCTGCCTACCCACCTGCCCCTTTCATGCACATCCTGACCCCCCATCAGCAGCCGCACTCCCAGATCCTCCACCACCACCTGCAGCAGGACGGCCAG ACGGGCAGCGGGCAACGTAGCCAGACCAGCTCCATCCCGCAGAAGCCCCAGACCAACAAGTCTGCCTACAACAGCTACAGCTGGGGGGCCAACTGA